A part of Verrucomicrobiota bacterium genomic DNA contains:
- a CDS encoding phenylacetate--CoA ligase: protein MFWQQEVETLGRDELNALQIERLRASVERAAQSPFYQHRLAKAGVSAADIKSLDDLRRIPFTTKQDLRDSYPRGMLAVPQEQVVRLHGSSGTTGQSTVIFHTKRDLDTWTDLVARGLVMAGGGPADVFQNMMSYGLFTGGLGLHYGAERIGMLVIPAGSGNTRRQIALMKDFGTTIAHITPSYALHVSSALAVQDTDARGLKLRVGIFGAEPYSEETRQKLERLLHVDAYNCYGLSEMNGPAVAFECGRKNGLHVWEDSFIVEVIDPDTAEPVEEGAEGELVFTTINREAMPILRYRTRDRSAIVTGDCACGRRHRRIRSILGRTDDMLIIGGVNVFPSQVEAVLMRLPEVGTNYQIVLDRVGELDKATVRVELSSKSFHGDIKELRAISGRVTHELRDELVISPVVELLEPGTLEPSMGKAVRVIDNRQQR from the coding sequence ATGTTCTGGCAACAGGAAGTCGAAACGCTCGGACGCGACGAGCTGAACGCGCTTCAGATCGAGCGCCTGCGCGCGAGCGTCGAGCGCGCCGCGCAGTCGCCGTTCTACCAGCACCGGCTCGCCAAGGCGGGCGTGAGCGCCGCCGACATCAAGTCGCTCGACGACCTGCGGCGCATCCCGTTCACCACGAAACAGGACCTGCGCGACAGCTACCCGCGTGGCATGCTTGCCGTGCCGCAGGAGCAGGTCGTGCGCCTGCACGGCTCGTCGGGCACGACGGGACAGTCAACCGTCATCTTCCATACAAAGCGCGATCTCGACACCTGGACCGATCTGGTCGCGCGCGGCCTCGTCATGGCGGGCGGCGGACCGGCCGACGTGTTCCAGAACATGATGAGCTACGGGCTGTTCACGGGCGGCTTGGGCCTCCACTACGGCGCCGAGCGGATCGGCATGCTCGTGATCCCGGCCGGCAGCGGCAACACGCGGCGGCAGATCGCGCTCATGAAGGATTTCGGCACGACAATCGCACACATCACGCCCAGCTACGCGCTGCACGTGAGCTCGGCATTGGCCGTCCAGGACACCGATGCGCGCGGACTCAAGCTCCGCGTCGGCATCTTCGGCGCCGAGCCCTATTCCGAGGAGACGCGCCAGAAGCTCGAACGCCTGCTCCACGTTGACGCCTACAACTGCTACGGGCTCTCGGAGATGAACGGGCCGGCGGTCGCCTTCGAGTGCGGCCGGAAGAACGGCCTCCACGTGTGGGAGGACAGCTTCATCGTCGAGGTCATCGACCCCGACACGGCCGAGCCGGTCGAGGAGGGCGCCGAGGGCGAGCTCGTGTTTACGACGATCAACCGCGAGGCGATGCCCATCCTCCGTTACCGCACCCGCGACCGTTCGGCGATCGTCACCGGCGACTGCGCCTGCGGGCGGCGCCACCGCCGGATCCGCTCGATCCTGGGCCGGACCGACGACATGCTTATCATCGGCGGCGTGAACGTGTTCCCGAGCCAGGTCGAGGCGGTGCTCATGCGCCTTCCCGAGGTGGGCACAAACTACCAGATCGTGCTCGACCGCGTCGGCGAGCTGGATAAGGCGACCGTGCGCGTCGAGCTGAGCTCGAAGAGCTTCCACGGCGACATCAAGGAGCTCCGCGCGATCAGCGGGCGCGTCACGCACGAACTGCGCGACGAGCTCGTGATCAGCCCGGTCGTTGAACTGCTCGAGCCGGGCACGCTCGAGCCTTCGATGGGCAAGGCGGTGCGCGTCATCGACAATCGCCAGCAGCGCTGA
- a CDS encoding phenylacetate--CoA ligase has protein sequence MIWRKDVECLPVEKLQALQLERLRALVARAIEHVPFYTQAFADAGLGANDISSLDDLGKLPFTRKTDLRDNYPFGLLAVPLSEVKELHASSGTTGNPTVVAYTKNDIALWSDVMARALACAGATPGDVVQNAYGYGLFTGGLGIHYGALELGATVVPMSSGGTKRQIKLMHDFGAAVLTCTPSYALFMAEEAADMGVDTRRSPLRIGVHGAEPWTDGMRREIEQAWDIKAMDIYGLSEIIGPGVAQECQAQDGLHVFADVFLPEVIDPATGAPLPDGEQGELVITTLTKEALPFIRYRTGDIVSITHEPCAACGRTSPRMSKVRGRTDDMLIIRGINVFPSQIESVLLEVEGAKPHYQLIVDRKGSLDQLEVQVEIDETVFSDEIKVLENLERRIRREIESVLGLTVSVRLVEPRTIERSMGKAKRVVDKRQLER, from the coding sequence ATGATTTGGAGAAAAGACGTCGAGTGCCTGCCGGTCGAGAAGCTGCAGGCGCTCCAACTCGAGCGGCTCCGGGCACTCGTCGCGCGAGCGATCGAGCACGTCCCGTTCTACACACAGGCCTTTGCAGACGCGGGCCTTGGCGCGAACGACATCTCGTCCCTCGACGACTTGGGCAAGCTGCCGTTCACGCGCAAGACCGACCTGCGGGACAACTACCCGTTCGGCCTGCTCGCCGTACCGCTCAGCGAGGTCAAGGAGCTGCACGCCTCGTCGGGCACGACGGGTAATCCGACGGTGGTGGCGTACACGAAGAATGACATCGCGCTCTGGTCCGACGTGATGGCGCGCGCGCTGGCCTGCGCCGGCGCGACACCCGGCGACGTGGTGCAGAACGCGTACGGCTACGGGCTGTTCACCGGCGGGCTCGGCATCCACTACGGCGCGCTCGAGCTCGGCGCGACGGTGGTGCCGATGTCGTCGGGCGGCACGAAGCGGCAGATCAAGCTCATGCACGACTTCGGGGCCGCGGTGCTCACGTGCACACCGTCGTATGCGCTCTTCATGGCCGAAGAAGCGGCCGATATGGGCGTGGATACGCGCCGCTCGCCGCTGCGCATCGGTGTCCACGGGGCCGAGCCGTGGACTGACGGCATGCGGCGCGAGATCGAACAGGCGTGGGACATCAAGGCGATGGACATCTACGGCCTGTCCGAGATTATCGGGCCCGGCGTGGCGCAGGAGTGCCAGGCCCAGGACGGGCTCCACGTCTTCGCGGACGTGTTCCTGCCCGAGGTGATTGACCCCGCGACCGGCGCGCCGCTGCCCGACGGCGAGCAGGGCGAACTCGTCATCACGACGCTGACCAAGGAGGCGCTGCCGTTCATCCGCTACCGCACGGGCGACATCGTCTCGATCACACATGAGCCGTGCGCGGCGTGCGGGCGGACAAGCCCGCGCATGAGCAAGGTGCGCGGCCGCACCGACGACATGCTCATCATCCGCGGGATCAACGTCTTCCCCTCGCAGATCGAGTCGGTGCTCCTCGAGGTCGAGGGCGCCAAGCCCCACTACCAGCTCATCGTGGACCGCAAGGGGTCGCTCGACCAGCTCGAGGTGCAGGTCGAGATCGACGAGACGGTGTTCTCCGACGAGATCAAGGTGCTCGAGAACCTCGAGCGGCGTATCAGGCGCGAGATCGAGAGCGTCCTCGGGCTGACGGTCAGCGTGCGCCTCGTCGAGCCGCGCACGATCGAACGCTCGATGGGCAAGGCGAAACGCGTCGTTGACAAGCGGCAACTCGAACGATAG
- a CDS encoding ACT domain-containing protein, whose protein sequence is MRVRQLSVFLENKSGRLAEVLNVLAEAGINLRALALADTRDFGVLRVIVDDVDKAHALLKEHGVTANETDVLAIEVPDQPGGLAGILELLGRQNVSVEYMYAFVAKSGSKAIMVFRFDNLDQAAGALQRGGVRILTGKELYSL, encoded by the coding sequence ATGCGAGTCAGGCAACTTTCGGTGTTCCTCGAGAACAAGAGCGGACGGCTGGCCGAAGTCCTCAACGTGCTCGCCGAGGCGGGCATCAACCTGCGGGCCCTCGCACTGGCCGACACGCGCGACTTCGGCGTGCTGCGCGTCATCGTTGACGACGTGGACAAGGCGCATGCGCTGCTCAAGGAGCACGGCGTCACGGCGAACGAGACCGACGTGCTCGCCATCGAAGTGCCGGACCAGCCGGGCGGCTTGGCGGGCATCCTCGAGCTGCTCGGCCGGCAGAACGTGAGCGTCGAGTACATGTACGCCTTCGTCGCCAAGAGCGGCTCGAAGGCGATCATGGTGTTCCGGTTCGACAACCTCGACCAGGCGGCGGGCGCTCTGCAGCGCGGCGGCGTGCGGATTCTCACGGGCAAGGAACTCTATTCGCTCTAG
- a CDS encoding ACT domain-containing protein: MRITQLAVFVEDKPGRIAHVAGELAAANVNILGFDLADTAEGYGVLRLITNNPERALETLGSHNYSVTTMKVICAKVPTEPGGLARTLGWLAEHQIGIEYLYVILNSWVILGVRDVDAAIEDLTKRGVELVTNNDLRSL; this comes from the coding sequence ATGCGCATCACACAGCTAGCCGTGTTCGTCGAGGACAAACCGGGCCGGATCGCGCATGTGGCCGGCGAGCTCGCGGCGGCGAACGTCAACATACTCGGCTTCGACCTCGCCGACACGGCCGAGGGCTACGGCGTGCTCCGCTTGATCACGAACAACCCGGAACGCGCACTCGAGACGCTGGGCAGCCACAACTACTCGGTGACGACCATGAAGGTCATCTGCGCCAAGGTGCCGACGGAGCCCGGCGGGCTGGCGCGCACGCTCGGCTGGCTGGCCGAACACCAGATCGGCATCGAGTACCTCTACGTCATTCTCAACTCGTGGGTCATCCTCGGCGTGCGCGACGTCGACGCGGCGATCGAGGACCTGACCAAACGCGGCGTCGAGCTCGTCACCAACAATGACCTCCGCAGCCTTTGA
- a CDS encoding indolepyruvate oxidoreductase subunit beta: MAKRPARNGTTSVFFAGIGGQGVLLASEIVAQVAGRAGLDVKKSEVHGMSQRGGSVVTIVRFGRKVHSPLVRQGAADVLVAFEPTEGRRHAAMLARDGARVDSSGALDVGLPDPRTANMFILGKLAARLPFARQRWLDAIAERVPPRTIEPNSRAFTLGWEYREGK; this comes from the coding sequence GTGGCGAAGAGACCGGCACGCAACGGCACAACGAGCGTTTTCTTCGCCGGCATCGGCGGCCAGGGCGTGCTTCTCGCGTCCGAGATCGTTGCCCAGGTCGCCGGGCGGGCGGGTCTCGACGTCAAGAAAAGCGAAGTGCACGGCATGAGCCAGCGCGGCGGCAGCGTCGTGACTATCGTGCGTTTCGGGAGAAAGGTGCACTCGCCGCTTGTCCGCCAGGGCGCGGCCGATGTGCTTGTCGCGTTCGAGCCGACCGAGGGCCGGCGGCATGCCGCGATGCTCGCGAGGGACGGAGCGCGGGTGGACTCGTCCGGCGCGCTCGACGTGGGGCTGCCCGATCCGCGCACGGCCAACATGTTCATTCTGGGCAAGCTGGCGGCTCGTCTGCCGTTTGCGCGGCAGCGGTGGCTCGACGCTATTGCAGAACGCGTCCCGCCGCGTACAATCGAACCGAACAGCCGCGCCTTCACGCTCGGCTGGGAGTACCGAGAGGGGAAGTGA